DNA sequence from the Acidobacteriota bacterium genome:
CTGGTTGGGGGCTGCCGGTTCGGGTGGTAGACCGTAGACCTCGGGTTCGAACGGTGCCTCAAGGGCTACCGTCGGCCGTCGTCGAAGAATCCTCGCCGCGATCCGCGGCGTCTTCGTCGGTCTCGGGCTTGAAGCTTTGGTAGAACTCGATAAAGCGGGAGTAGTTTCGCCGCAGTTCGCGGTTGTTCGGGGAAGCCGCCAAGGCCCCTTGGTAGGCCTCCAGGGCCTCGTCGAACTGACCCGTCGCCTCGTAGGCCACGGCCAGATTGTTCATCACCCGAAAGCTCGAAGGCTCCAGGCGTTGAGCTTGCTGAAATCGAAAGAGCGCTTCGTTCCACAGGCCGCGGCGGGCCATGTCAACCCCGAAGTCGATCTGCGACGAAGCTCGGGTGGAGGACCCCGCGCTGGAGCAGGCCACCAGAGGTAGGAGCGAGATGACCAGAAGAACAATCCGTGGAGTTACTGCGCGCATAGCCTTTCGCCCTCGCTGAAGTCACGGGTCGCGCTCGTTTTCGCCGAATCGAACTCCGCGATCAAAGGTCGACCGTCCGGAACTAGCGCTAAAAACACCACCACTAGTATATACGAGCCCCTGTGGGGTCAATGGATGCATGACGCCGCGCAGAGACCTGCCCAAAAGTGGGTTCCGCACCGTCGGCGAAGCGATGGACCAAGCCCCCTACCGACCTCTCCCGGCGCTGACGAGCGACGCCGTCGCCCCTTGGCGTCTCCTCAGGGTATGGAACACCCGAGAAACCCTTCCGAAGCCGCCCCGGAGCCACCGTTCCCGAACCCGATCCGGGAACTTACCCTCGCCCTCGCGACCCTGGCAAAGCTGGGCCTCGCCACCCGCTGCCGGCTGGTGGCGGAACTGCCCAACTGGCACCGACGACCGGCGGCGGAGGCTCCGGCCCTGGCCGCTGCCTTCGGCGTTCCACCCGCCGCGATGAAGCGCGCCATGGCGCTGCGCCCGGCGGCCCGGGAGCGCGCCGCCGGGATCCATGCCTGCGCCCGGGCCGCCCAATGCACCCTCCTGGCCCGCCACGATGATGGCTTTCCGGCGCGCCTCCGCCACCTCTCCCTGCCGCCCGCCGCGCTGTGGATACGAGGAGAAATGCCTTGCGAAGGAAGAGCCACGGAACCGGCGGTGGCCATCGTCGGCTCCCGCCGC
Encoded proteins:
- a CDS encoding tetratricopeptide repeat protein, with amino-acid sequence MARRGLWNEALFRFQQAQRLEPSSFRVMNNLAVAYEATGQFDEALEAYQGALAASPNNRELRRNYSRFIEFYQSFKPETDEDAADRGEDSSTTADGSP